One part of the Raphanus sativus cultivar WK10039 chromosome 7, ASM80110v3, whole genome shotgun sequence genome encodes these proteins:
- the LOC108833180 gene encoding uncharacterized protein LOC108833180, whose protein sequence is MKLTWNKNPKKRSRVALPNILDVTSEEEAPETKSQRQDDDSEVGGTHSGNDDGRRLDLEANKLADSFRSQGDQLAEEGRYEEALGKWEAALNIVPENAVVHEQKAQVFLEIGDPWKALKSASRATEIDPSWAEAWTTLGRAQLNFGEPDSAIRSFETALSINAESREAKEDLQAAKQLIKKREQLQTSGQDTDAKRFVVGDKNIEPS, encoded by the exons ATGAAGCTAACGTGGAACAAGAACCCAAAGAAACGATCTCGTGTAGCTTTACCGAACATCCTGGATGTTACTTCCGAGGAGGAAGCTCCAGAGACCAAATCTCAGCGCCAAGATGATGATTCAGAGGTCGGAGGGACTCACTCGGGAAATGATGATGGGAGGAGACTCGATCTCGAAGCCAATAAGCTCGCAGATTCGTTTAGATCACAAGGAGACCAGCTCGCTGAG GAAGGAAGATACGAGGAGGCTTTAGGGAAATGGGAAGCTGCTCTTAACATTGTTCCTGAAAACGCTGTCGTTCATGAACAAAAAGCACAAGTCTTTCTTGAGATTGGTGATCCATGGAAAGCACTCAAGTCTGCTTCAC GAGCTACTGAGATAGATCCATCATGGGCTGAG GCGTGGACTACACTTGGAAGAGCACAACTCAATTTTGGAGAGCCTGATAGTGCTATCAGGAGTTTTGAAACCGCATTATCTATCAAT GCGGAATCAAGAGAGGCGAAAGAGGATTTACAAGCTGCGAAACAACTAATAAAGAAGAGAGAACAGCTTCAGACATCAGGACAGGACACTGATGCCAAACGTTTTGTGGTCGGCGACAAGAATATAGAGCCAAGCTAA